One segment of Pseudanabaena sp. PCC 6802 DNA contains the following:
- a CDS encoding VOC family protein, with amino-acid sequence MQILKCLHAAILVSDLTRAEYFYGAVLGLSKVSRELRFPGAWYQVGDYQIHLMLGHCDRARELPEKWGRDRHIAFAVADLDEAKKQLQEHNYPIQMSASGRAALFVQDPDGNIVELSAPPTA; translated from the coding sequence ATGCAAATCCTTAAATGCCTGCACGCTGCCATTTTAGTTTCCGATCTAACTAGAGCAGAATATTTTTACGGCGCGGTACTGGGTTTAAGTAAAGTCAGCCGAGAACTGCGTTTCCCTGGTGCTTGGTATCAGGTAGGCGATTACCAAATCCATCTTATGCTTGGCCATTGCGATCGCGCCCGCGAGCTGCCAGAAAAATGGGGACGCGATCGCCACATTGCGTTTGCGGTTGCCGATCTTGATGAAGCCAAAAAGCAGTTGCAGGAACATAATTACCCCATCCAAATGAGTGCTTCCGGTCGTGCCGCCCTGTTCGTGCAAGATCCTGATGGCAATATAGTAGAGCTATCAGCCCCTCCAACTGCCTAG
- a CDS encoding VOC family protein, with protein sequence MVDNPPHLVTGNLRRVHHFAFNIKDMRASRHFYGNILGLHELQGDEIPSTLKALVEAGKVANFALPDGTVIDLFWEPELSPPDPDPQRQFTRANHLAFDIAPDLFDRAVEVLRSHHVPMEGEPVSRPTGRGIYFYDPDGFLIEIRCDPA encoded by the coding sequence ATGGTAGACAATCCCCCCCACCTTGTCACTGGGAATCTGCGCCGCGTCCACCATTTTGCCTTTAACATCAAGGATATGCGGGCTTCTCGCCATTTCTATGGCAATATCCTGGGCCTGCACGAGTTGCAAGGCGACGAAATCCCCAGTACCCTCAAAGCTTTAGTTGAAGCTGGCAAAGTTGCAAATTTTGCCTTGCCAGATGGCACAGTTATCGATCTGTTTTGGGAGCCAGAACTATCTCCGCCCGACCCCGATCCACAACGACAGTTTACCCGCGCCAATCATCTGGCATTTGATATTGCTCCCGATTTGTTCGATCGCGCGGTTGAAGTGTTGCGATCGCATCACGTACCAATGGAAGGCGAGCCAGTCAGTCGCCCCACTGGTCGGGGGATATATTTCTATGACCCTGATGGCTTCTTGATTGAAATTCGCTGCGATCCAGCATAA
- the mscL gene encoding large conductance mechanosensitive channel protein MscL yields MASRRGRAAATGFLKDFQTFIIQGNVVDLAVAVIIGGAFGKIVESLIGDIITPAILKPALEAAKVEDLAKLSAGGILYGKFLAAVINFLVIAFVIFLVIRALEKFKRQEAAAEEAAAAPDPVLESQERLTSTMERLASALENRGV; encoded by the coding sequence ATGGCATCAAGACGAGGTAGAGCCGCTGCAACCGGCTTTCTAAAAGATTTTCAGACTTTTATCATTCAAGGTAATGTTGTCGATCTAGCTGTGGCAGTCATTATTGGTGGCGCATTTGGCAAAATTGTGGAATCCTTAATTGGAGATATCATTACTCCTGCTATTTTGAAGCCAGCTTTAGAAGCAGCTAAGGTTGAAGATTTGGCTAAGCTTTCCGCAGGTGGCATACTTTACGGCAAGTTTCTGGCTGCCGTAATCAACTTTCTGGTGATTGCCTTCGTAATTTTCTTAGTGATCCGGGCACTTGAGAAATTTAAGCGCCAGGAAGCAGCAGCGGAAGAAGCGGCAGCGGCTCCAGATCCAGTACTTGAGTCGCAGGAGCGCCTTACCAGTACAATGGAGCGCCTTGCTAGTGCGTTAGAAAACCGAGGTGTTTAA
- the hisI gene encoding phosphoribosyl-AMP cyclohydrolase, translating into MNLTSDWIDRLKFDANGLIPAIAQDYRDGAVLMMAWMNREAIARTIETREVHYWSRSRQELWHKGATSGHIQKLQEMYFDCDADVLLLKIEQVGDIACHTGVRSCFFNQVQLG; encoded by the coding sequence ATGAATTTAACTAGTGATTGGATCGATCGCCTGAAATTCGATGCGAATGGTTTAATACCAGCGATCGCTCAGGATTACCGTGATGGTGCCGTGCTGATGATGGCGTGGATGAATAGAGAAGCGATCGCTCGGACGATAGAAACCAGAGAAGTCCACTATTGGAGCCGTTCGCGCCAGGAACTATGGCACAAAGGGGCAACTTCCGGGCATATTCAAAAGCTCCAGGAAATGTATTTCGACTGCGATGCTGACGTACTGCTATTAAAAATCGAGCAGGTAGGAGATATTGCCTGTCATACTGGAGTGAGAAGCTGTTTTTTTAATCAAGTGCAGCTAGGGTAA
- a CDS encoding Uma2 family endonuclease — MTLETTVSPVISQAAGAIPENPPPDLVVESDYRHSSIDKFSLYAALGVPELWRYRKKNLEVYQLIDGKYEQVTCSAALPTFPIAEVTTYIEQSFEIGQRAAVRLFRERIREILPQK, encoded by the coding sequence GTGACCCTTGAAACAACCGTATCTCCTGTAATATCTCAGGCTGCCGGAGCAATACCTGAGAATCCACCACCAGATTTAGTAGTTGAGTCCGACTATAGGCATTCTTCGATCGATAAATTCTCCCTATACGCTGCGCTTGGCGTGCCCGAGTTGTGGCGATATCGCAAAAAGAATCTGGAGGTATATCAACTCATTGATGGAAAATATGAGCAAGTAACATGTAGTGCTGCCTTACCTACGTTCCCAATTGCCGAGGTTACAACTTACATCGAACAAAGTTTTGAGATCGGGCAAAGGGCAGCAGTGCGCTTATTTAGGGAGCGTATTCGAGAAATTTTGCCTCAAAAATAA
- a CDS encoding tetratricopeptide repeat protein, with translation MKDRRGKSWNYALLALQLGLILSLTFSFFVASAFAGAIAKVIAQEVPQEFTQVLAQATTRKASANQEGWQLYKAQKYEEAVVKFQQAVREKPDDPKPHWGLTLAFNQLKRYQEAKKSLDRAVKLDPNITFTNRQTYNKIRQTINKKIGQDRGTILQPPNPSPPPKQGTDLELIALKTDAVVVDASMSKLVDIAQLRQVANEAQPFTIEFIVKKSIPGDRLEYAKKIFTYLNLKNGAVIVATQRGVDVYSDRLTSDRAVELSKASRIEFAPDNYSPGLVVLARSVVAEVQRQEGQNKGLGFVALTCLAGGSAAFFIHRRYKWKERVTQLQELRYQVSTNLDDVDSYIKVLPQGDAASQASALYQQAVSEFVQASEIVDAPPKNLTQLERAESSLELARQHLQEARKWIDRSTGVTAPPSAPTIVERESEREEYVACFFTSQPLRISEAQTRTIDVDGVPQRVLCSPACAAQIDRGQIPNIRAVRQYNTYIPWYRYPDYNPYRDYYSYDREWIVVSYRDIQPEYRQSETIVITPDRSQYRDRNIQQIEQQIDWSAQANSAVSFNAGAESQSDTDFYSREDIGDASIDETPRETDFFFTGDRS, from the coding sequence ATGAAGGATCGACGCGGCAAGAGTTGGAACTACGCGCTGCTGGCATTGCAGTTGGGATTAATTCTCTCTCTAACTTTTAGCTTTTTTGTTGCGAGTGCTTTTGCTGGTGCGATCGCAAAAGTAATTGCCCAAGAGGTTCCCCAGGAGTTTACTCAAGTACTCGCCCAGGCAACTACGCGCAAAGCCTCTGCGAATCAGGAGGGTTGGCAGCTCTACAAAGCCCAAAAATACGAAGAGGCAGTAGTGAAGTTCCAACAAGCTGTGCGGGAAAAGCCCGACGATCCTAAACCACATTGGGGGTTAACTTTAGCGTTCAACCAACTGAAACGCTATCAGGAAGCTAAGAAATCCCTAGATCGAGCAGTAAAACTAGATCCCAACATTACATTTACGAATCGCCAAACCTACAACAAGATTCGACAAACTATTAACAAAAAGATCGGCCAAGATCGAGGCACTATCCTTCAGCCACCAAATCCCTCACCTCCTCCCAAACAAGGCACCGATTTAGAGTTGATTGCGCTGAAAACTGACGCTGTGGTTGTAGATGCCTCAATGTCAAAGTTAGTGGATATCGCCCAGCTAAGACAGGTCGCGAATGAGGCGCAACCGTTTACGATCGAATTTATTGTTAAAAAGAGCATTCCAGGCGATCGCCTGGAATATGCCAAAAAAATATTTACTTATCTCAATCTTAAAAATGGTGCCGTAATTGTTGCCACTCAGCGGGGAGTGGATGTTTATTCCGATCGATTGACGAGCGATCGCGCCGTGGAACTTAGTAAAGCGAGTCGAATAGAATTCGCACCTGATAATTACTCGCCAGGACTGGTAGTTCTTGCCCGATCTGTAGTGGCAGAGGTGCAAAGGCAAGAGGGGCAAAATAAGGGCTTGGGATTTGTGGCATTGACTTGCCTGGCAGGAGGTAGCGCTGCCTTTTTCATCCATCGTCGCTATAAATGGAAGGAGAGAGTAACGCAATTGCAAGAGCTACGCTATCAGGTCAGCACTAATCTCGATGACGTTGATAGTTACATCAAAGTTTTACCGCAAGGAGATGCAGCGAGTCAGGCAAGCGCTCTTTACCAACAGGCTGTTAGTGAATTTGTCCAGGCTTCAGAAATTGTGGACGCACCGCCTAAAAATCTTACCCAGCTAGAGCGAGCAGAAAGTTCGCTGGAGTTAGCACGCCAACACTTGCAAGAGGCTCGTAAGTGGATCGATCGCTCCACAGGCGTTACTGCGCCTCCAAGCGCTCCGACAATAGTAGAGCGAGAAAGCGAGCGAGAAGAATATGTCGCATGTTTTTTTACTTCTCAACCTCTACGCATCTCAGAAGCCCAAACTAGAACCATCGATGTTGATGGCGTACCGCAGCGCGTGCTGTGCTCTCCTGCCTGTGCCGCTCAGATCGATCGCGGTCAAATTCCCAACATTAGAGCAGTACGCCAATACAATACTTACATTCCCTGGTACCGTTACCCTGACTACAATCCTTACCGCGATTACTACAGCTACGATCGCGAATGGATTGTCGTGTCCTACCGCGATATCCAACCGGAATATCGCCAGAGCGAAACTATAGTCATTACGCCCGATCGCTCGCAATATCGCGATCGTAACATCCAGCAAATAGAACAACAAATTGATTGGAGCGCCCAGGCTAACTCGGCAGTTAGCTTCAATGCCGGAGCAGAAAGCCAAAGCGATACGGACTTCTACAGTAGAGAAGACATAGGAGATGCCTCTATAGATGAGACTCCACGGGAGACAGATTTCTTCTTTACGGGCGATCGCTCGTGA
- a CDS encoding glycosyltransferase: MNKKRWLFYAVNGLGLGHLTRLMGLAHQLRQRSPESQFLFLTSSEAESLLWQEGFASVKVPSQAACRRSGLNYSTYVCLLHTVVTNAISAFRPHVLIVDTFPAGSAQELLPVLRWEGRRVFIYREQKSAVCGEKWFQDLLAMYDLILVPHTKGEVELPVPPHVPVEWAGPMLLRSQMEALDPKQARSRLQLPLEGQLLYVGFGGGGDPEYEQLLAWVLAQAECLPQWQFVCARPPLGNISAVAANLSNAPNVQQISYYPLAECWGAFDAAIAAAGYNTAAELLHNGIPTIWVPLPRQVDDQVCRAQRIAESQAGWMVNPYDSETLRATLLQLNDASVRSRVAAKAKQIVTGNGAAYAADYLLSWIRS, encoded by the coding sequence ATGAATAAGAAGCGCTGGCTGTTCTACGCGGTCAATGGTTTGGGCTTAGGGCATCTCACCCGTCTCATGGGACTAGCCCATCAACTGCGGCAGCGATCGCCGGAATCGCAGTTCCTATTTCTAACTTCGTCGGAAGCAGAATCTCTACTGTGGCAAGAAGGCTTTGCTAGCGTCAAAGTCCCATCACAAGCGGCATGTCGCCGCAGCGGTTTAAACTACAGCACTTACGTCTGCCTGTTGCATACAGTGGTAACCAATGCGATCTCTGCCTTCCGCCCGCACGTTCTGATTGTCGATACTTTCCCAGCGGGTTCAGCGCAGGAACTCTTGCCCGTCCTGCGGTGGGAGGGACGGCGAGTATTTATCTATCGCGAGCAAAAATCGGCGGTATGCGGTGAAAAATGGTTTCAGGATTTGCTGGCCATGTACGACCTGATTTTGGTACCCCATACCAAAGGCGAGGTAGAATTGCCCGTGCCGCCGCACGTCCCAGTAGAGTGGGCGGGTCCCATGCTGTTGCGATCGCAAATGGAGGCACTCGACCCCAAACAAGCCCGCTCGCGCTTGCAGCTCCCCCTGGAGGGGCAGTTGCTATACGTTGGGTTTGGCGGTGGCGGCGATCCGGAATACGAACAGTTACTGGCATGGGTGTTGGCACAGGCAGAATGCTTGCCACAGTGGCAGTTTGTCTGTGCTCGCCCGCCCTTAGGCAATATATCGGCAGTGGCAGCCAATTTGTCGAACGCGCCTAACGTGCAGCAAATTAGCTACTATCCGCTGGCGGAGTGCTGGGGTGCTTTTGATGCCGCGATCGCCGCAGCGGGATACAACACTGCCGCCGAATTATTACACAATGGTATACCAACTATTTGGGTTCCCTTACCGCGACAGGTTGACGATCAGGTATGCCGCGCCCAGCGTATTGCTGAAAGTCAGGCAGGTTGGATGGTAAATCCATACGATAGCGAAACGCTGCGGGCAACTTTGTTGCAGCTAAATGATGCATCGGTGCGATCGCGCGTTGCCGCTAAAGCCAAACAAATAGTTACTGGCAATGGTGCGGCATATGCAGCCGATTACTTGCTAAGCTGGATAAGATCTTAG
- the cysS gene encoding cysteine--tRNA ligase: MTFRIYNSITRKKAEFHPLEAGKVKMYVCGVTVYDYCHLGHARAYVVWDMVRRYLSTKYQVRYVQNITDIDDKILNRAKERGKTMEEIAEEYIHAYNEDMARLNILPADEYPRATESIPAIIDLIEQLIDSEHAYAVDGDVYYAVRRFPSYGKLSGRKLEDMQAGASGRVDATELHKRYPFDFALWKAAKPGEPFWESPWGKGRPGWHIECSAMVRSRLGDSIDIHAGGADLQFPHHENEIAQSEAITHKPLANYWMHNGFVNIEGEKMSKSLNNFTTIRALLEHYDPMAVRLFILQSHYRQPIDFTEDAINAATKAWETIQDGLLFGSEFGKQLGWKDIPEKLLNSEYVTRFTEAMDDDLNTSVAIATIFELAKTLKTERNILIHSGKTEIAPRELAQIWQTLLHLTQILGLEAHHREATSSTTLSINKGIQPEAEVIKASESQRVELLIQQRKEARQAKHWKESDRIRDELKAMGITLIDQPDGSTRWHR, from the coding sequence ATGACCTTCCGTATCTACAACAGCATCACGCGCAAGAAAGCAGAATTTCATCCCCTAGAGGCGGGAAAAGTCAAAATGTATGTTTGCGGGGTGACTGTGTACGACTACTGCCATCTCGGTCATGCCCGTGCCTATGTGGTATGGGATATGGTACGGCGCTATCTATCCACTAAATATCAGGTGCGCTACGTCCAGAATATTACGGATATAGACGACAAAATTCTCAATCGAGCCAAAGAACGCGGCAAGACGATGGAGGAGATTGCGGAGGAATACATTCATGCCTATAACGAGGATATGGCAAGGCTGAATATCCTACCTGCGGACGAATATCCCCGCGCTACAGAATCTATTCCCGCCATTATCGATCTAATCGAGCAGTTGATTGACAGCGAACACGCCTACGCCGTTGATGGCGATGTCTATTATGCCGTGCGTCGATTCCCCAGCTACGGCAAGCTATCCGGTCGCAAATTAGAAGACATGCAAGCAGGAGCCAGCGGTCGCGTTGATGCCACCGAACTGCACAAGCGCTATCCGTTTGATTTTGCGCTCTGGAAAGCAGCAAAGCCTGGCGAGCCTTTTTGGGAATCACCTTGGGGTAAGGGGCGACCGGGCTGGCATATTGAATGCTCGGCAATGGTGCGATCGCGCCTCGGCGACAGTATCGACATCCACGCTGGTGGTGCGGATTTGCAGTTCCCCCACCACGAAAATGAAATCGCGCAATCGGAAGCAATAACGCATAAGCCTTTAGCAAATTACTGGATGCACAATGGTTTCGTGAATATTGAGGGCGAGAAGATGTCAAAATCCCTCAATAATTTCACGACAATTCGCGCTCTGCTAGAGCATTACGATCCGATGGCAGTGCGCTTATTCATCCTGCAATCCCACTATCGCCAACCAATTGATTTTACTGAGGATGCGATTAATGCGGCGACTAAAGCATGGGAAACAATTCAAGATGGCTTGCTATTCGGGTCTGAGTTTGGCAAACAATTAGGATGGAAGGATATTCCAGAGAAACTATTAAATAGCGAATATGTAACGCGATTCACCGAAGCAATGGATGACGATCTCAATACCTCGGTGGCGATCGCCACAATTTTCGAGCTAGCCAAAACCCTGAAGACCGAGCGCAATATTCTCATCCATTCTGGTAAAACCGAGATCGCACCTCGCGAATTAGCTCAGATTTGGCAAACCTTATTACACCTTACTCAAATATTGGGCTTAGAAGCTCATCATAGGGAAGCAACTTCTAGTACTACCTTATCAATTAATAAGGGGATTCAACCTGAAGCAGAAGTTATCAAAGCTAGTGAAAGCCAAAGGGTTGAATTGTTAATTCAGCAACGCAAGGAAGCAAGACAAGCCAAGCACTGGAAAGAAAGCGATCGCATCCGCGACGAACTAAAAGCAATGGGAATTACACTAATCGACCAGCCTGATGGTTCGACTCGCTGGCATCGCTGA
- a CDS encoding DUF2281 domain-containing protein: MLANNTDREKESTDMEKAMVAHFRELPSAQQREVLDFVEFLAHKLATTKQQTLTLLEIAKLPIAERHKLLAPSISATADDFLYDPELTEFSILDGEDWEIEHERS, from the coding sequence ATGTTAGCTAACAACACAGATAGGGAAAAAGAGTCTACGGATATGGAAAAAGCAATGGTTGCACATTTTCGTGAATTACCATCCGCTCAACAACGTGAAGTTCTAGACTTTGTGGAATTTCTGGCTCATAAGTTAGCCACAACAAAGCAACAAACATTAACTCTGCTTGAAATTGCCAAACTTCCCATTGCAGAACGACATAAACTGCTCGCTCCATCAATCTCTGCTACGGCTGATGATTTTTTATACGACCCTGAACTGACTGAGTTCTCAATACTAGACGGAGAAGACTGGGAGATCGAGCATGAACGATCCTAA
- a CDS encoding type II toxin-antitoxin system PemK/MazF family toxin — translation MNDPKRGDIWLVQLDPTRGQEIQKTRPALIVSSDLFSTIPMRIIIPIATWQPKFQNRPFMVPILKTEQNGLDVDSAGNVLQVRSVTTERFVRCLGSVSVKVLKEVVAGLIICVDYEL, via the coding sequence ATGAACGATCCTAAAAGAGGAGATATTTGGCTAGTACAACTCGATCCAACTAGAGGCCAAGAGATTCAAAAAACAAGACCTGCATTGATTGTGAGTTCCGATCTGTTCAGCACTATCCCTATGAGAATTATTATTCCCATCGCTACATGGCAACCGAAATTCCAAAATCGCCCTTTCATGGTTCCCATTCTCAAAACAGAACAAAATGGTCTGGACGTGGACTCAGCAGGAAACGTGTTACAAGTGCGTAGCGTGACTACAGAAAGATTTGTGCGATGTTTAGGCAGTGTTTCAGTAAAAGTTCTCAAGGAAGTGGTGGCTGGATTAATTATTTGTGTTGACTATGAATTGTAA
- the ppsA gene encoding phosphoenolpyruvate synthase, producing the protein MLQAVAGSELPSIPKEQALVLPLETVGIADIPLVGGKNASLGEMLQQLSPQGVRVPNGFATTAYSYRHFIKAAGLGEKLQLLFTDLDVEDLNSLRSVGRQARLLMLQTPFPQDLQDAIAEAYDRLCQIYGADTDVAVRSSATAEDLPDASFAGQQETYLNVHGLKAVLDACHCCFASIFTDRAISYRTLKGFDHFDVALSVGVQKMVRSDLAASGVIFSIDTETGFKNAVLVTAAYGLGENVVQGAVNPDEYFVFKPTLMQGFRPIIEKRLGTKEIKMIYDIGGTKQTKNILVPESERCKYAISDDEILELARWTCAIETHYSNVRGKPTPMDIEWAKDGITGELFIVQARPETVQSQKSGNVLRTYKLDDRGEVLVRGRAVGEAIGQGEARVILDVHRIDEFQAGEVLVTNKTDPDWEPIMKKASAIITNQGGRTCHAAIIAREMGIPAIVGCGDATQRLTNGQAVTASCAEGEEGKVYAGRLGFHVQETTLDRLPKLKTKILMNVGNPEEAFGLSSIPCDGVGLARLEFIIANHIKTHPLALIHFDEISDPQVKREIATLTALYDRKSDFFVDKLAHGIGTIAAAFYPNPVVVRMSDFKSNEYANLQGGRQFEPEEENPMIGWRGASRYYDPKYREAYGLECQALKRVRDEMGLTNVIPMIPFCRTPEEGRKVLAEMEKHGLRRGENGLQVYVMCEIPSNAILADRFSEVFDGFSIGSNDLTQLTLGLDRDSALVAGLFDERNEAVMQTIAMAIAKAKQNNRKIGICGQAPSDYPEFARFLVEQGIDSISLNPDSVLKTILELAKVEEQVNQTL; encoded by the coding sequence ATGTTGCAAGCAGTTGCGGGCAGTGAGTTACCTAGCATCCCCAAGGAACAGGCACTCGTACTACCCTTAGAAACAGTAGGAATTGCTGATATACCGCTCGTCGGCGGTAAAAATGCGTCTCTAGGTGAAATGCTGCAACAGCTATCACCTCAGGGCGTGCGCGTACCAAACGGGTTTGCCACTACTGCCTATAGCTATCGCCACTTTATCAAAGCTGCGGGGTTAGGAGAGAAATTACAGCTACTATTCACAGATCTCGATGTTGAAGATCTCAACAGCTTGCGATCGGTTGGCAGACAGGCGCGATTGTTGATGTTACAGACACCATTCCCTCAAGATCTGCAAGATGCGATCGCGGAAGCCTACGATCGACTCTGCCAGATTTACGGTGCTGATACCGACGTGGCAGTACGTTCCAGCGCCACGGCAGAAGATTTACCCGATGCCAGTTTTGCAGGGCAGCAGGAAACCTATCTAAACGTGCACGGGTTAAAAGCCGTGTTGGATGCCTGTCATTGTTGCTTTGCTTCTATATTTACCGATCGTGCGATTTCCTATCGCACGCTTAAGGGCTTCGATCATTTCGATGTCGCCCTATCCGTAGGGGTGCAGAAGATGGTACGTTCCGATCTTGCCGCCTCTGGCGTGATCTTTTCGATCGATACGGAAACAGGGTTTAAGAATGCCGTGTTAGTCACTGCTGCCTATGGTCTGGGCGAAAATGTCGTACAGGGGGCAGTGAATCCCGATGAATACTTCGTATTTAAACCCACATTGATGCAAGGATTCCGTCCCATTATCGAAAAGCGCCTGGGCACAAAAGAGATCAAAATGATCTACGACATCGGCGGTACGAAGCAAACCAAAAATATCTTAGTGCCAGAATCGGAAAGGTGTAAATATGCGATTAGCGATGATGAAATTCTAGAGTTAGCCCGATGGACGTGCGCGATCGAAACGCACTACTCGAACGTGAGGGGTAAACCTACACCCATGGATATCGAATGGGCAAAGGATGGCATTACAGGCGAGCTATTTATCGTGCAGGCGCGCCCCGAAACCGTCCAATCGCAGAAATCGGGTAACGTGCTGCGTACCTATAAGCTCGACGATCGCGGTGAGGTTCTGGTCAGGGGACGTGCGGTAGGCGAAGCGATCGGGCAAGGCGAAGCACGAGTAATCTTAGACGTACATAGAATTGACGAATTTCAAGCTGGCGAGGTACTGGTTACCAACAAAACCGACCCTGACTGGGAACCGATCATGAAGAAGGCAAGTGCCATTATTACCAACCAGGGAGGGCGTACGTGCCATGCCGCGATCATTGCCCGTGAAATGGGTATCCCTGCGATCGTGGGCTGTGGCGATGCCACGCAGCGGTTGACCAACGGTCAAGCCGTAACGGCATCCTGTGCTGAAGGAGAGGAAGGCAAAGTTTATGCTGGTCGCCTGGGATTCCACGTCCAGGAAACTACGCTGGATCGACTACCGAAACTGAAGACGAAGATCTTGATGAATGTGGGCAATCCCGAAGAGGCATTCGGTCTGTCGTCAATTCCCTGCGATGGTGTGGGCTTAGCGAGATTAGAGTTCATTATTGCCAACCATATTAAGACGCATCCGCTGGCACTCATCCATTTCGATGAAATCTCAGATCCACAGGTCAAACGAGAGATTGCCACGCTTACCGCTCTCTACGATCGCAAATCAGATTTCTTTGTCGATAAGCTCGCCCACGGGATCGGCACGATCGCGGCAGCCTTTTACCCCAATCCTGTAGTGGTAAGGATGTCTGATTTCAAGAGCAATGAATACGCCAATCTACAAGGTGGCAGGCAATTTGAGCCTGAAGAAGAGAATCCCATGATAGGTTGGCGGGGTGCGTCGCGCTATTACGATCCCAAGTATCGGGAAGCCTATGGATTGGAGTGCCAAGCCCTGAAGCGCGTCAGAGATGAGATGGGTTTGACTAACGTAATTCCCATGATTCCTTTCTGTCGCACCCCAGAGGAGGGACGGAAGGTACTGGCTGAGATGGAGAAACACGGTTTAAGGCGCGGCGAGAATGGACTGCAAGTCTACGTGATGTGCGAGATTCCCAGCAATGCGATCTTAGCAGATCGATTTAGTGAGGTATTTGACGGCTTCTCGATTGGCTCCAACGACCTCACGCAGCTAACTCTCGGTCTCGATCGCGATTCGGCTCTAGTTGCAGGTCTTTTTGACGAACGCAATGAGGCTGTGATGCAAACGATCGCTATGGCGATCGCCAAAGCCAAGCAAAACAATCGCAAGATCGGGATCTGCGGCCAAGCTCCCAGCGATTATCCCGAATTCGCCAGGTTCCTGGTAGAACAGGGCATTGACTCGATCAGCCTGAATCCTGATTCGGTGTTGAAGACAATCCTGGAATTAGCTAAGGTGGAGGAGCAAGTTAACCAAACTCTCTAA
- a CDS encoding CAP domain-containing protein yields the protein MSQKLQKLTIFVISLASGLSNIWIPSAIAQSPHLPDRAIAQTDDSIAIERAIHNRINQYRSRNGLSPLRLDERLSQMARSHSEAMADRRVAFGHQGFERRRKAVQKMMEYSDIAENVAYSGGIQRPTQQAVEVWLNSSSHRANIEGQYDTTGIGVALSPNGRYYFTQIFVKRR from the coding sequence ATGAGTCAGAAATTACAGAAATTAACGATTTTTGTCATTAGCTTAGCTAGCGGGCTGTCAAATATTTGGATTCCCTCAGCGATCGCGCAATCACCGCATTTACCAGATCGTGCGATCGCTCAAACGGACGATAGTATAGCGATCGAGCGAGCCATCCACAATCGCATCAACCAGTACCGCAGTAGAAATGGCTTGTCACCCTTACGTTTAGACGAGCGCCTCAGCCAAATGGCGCGATCGCACAGCGAAGCAATGGCTGATAGGCGTGTTGCATTTGGGCACCAGGGATTTGAACGTCGCCGCAAAGCCGTTCAAAAAATGATGGAATATAGCGATATAGCTGAAAATGTTGCCTATAGTGGCGGAATCCAGCGACCGACGCAGCAAGCAGTTGAAGTATGGCTAAACAGCAGCTCTCACCGCGCCAATATAGAGGGTCAATACGATACGACAGGCATAGGAGTTGCACTCAGTCCTAATGGCAGGTACTATTTCACTCAGATTTTTGTGAAGAGGAGATAG